Proteins encoded in a region of the Triticum dicoccoides isolate Atlit2015 ecotype Zavitan chromosome 3A, WEW_v2.0, whole genome shotgun sequence genome:
- the LOC119271650 gene encoding uncharacterized protein LOC119271650 translates to MASKDHGGGAPREDGSDEDCGCGSWTIALLLYTSFWLVMVYLPPMDSLPGIRELDGSPPSNDDKPTTCSVELAGARGLEPALAPGATSPAFDLVVHVDNGRVYELCHGGGDVVVSYAGVPLARGRTPSFRLPAKTTGRWAVNVTGVGLGIPADLSRLMTAERRWGVAQLEIDMGLAWQSFTCDVLVDGQPGASACRLA, encoded by the coding sequence ATGGCATCCAAGGACCATGGAGGCGGTGCTCCTCGGGAAGACGGATCTGACGAGGACTGCGGCTGCGGGTCCTGGACGATAGCTCTGCTCCTGTACACGTCCTTCTGGCTGGTCATGGTGTACCTGCCGCCCATGGATTCCTTGCCCGGGATCCGGGAGCTCGACGGCTCGCCGCCATCCAACGACGACAAGCCCACCACGTGCTCCGTGGAGCTAGCCGGCGCCAGGGGGCTCGAGCCAGCGCTGGCTCCGGGCGCGACCTCGCCGGCATTCGACCTCGTCGTGCACGTCGACAACGGCCGCGTCTATGAGCTGTGCCATGGCGGCGGCGACGTCGTCGTCTCCTACGCGGGCGTACCCCTCGCGCGCGGGCGCACGCCGAGCTTCCGGCTGCCGGCAAAGACTACGGGGCGGTGGGCGGTGAACGTGACGGGCGTGGGGCTGGGGATCCCGGCGGATTTGTCTCGCCTCATGACGGCGGAGCGGAGATGGGGGGTGGCCCAGCTGGAGATCGACATGGGCCTGGCCTGGCAGTCCTTCACGTGCGACGTTTTGGTTGACGGGCAACCCGGCGCATCAGCGTGCAGGCTAGCTTAA